A window of the Phaenicophaeus curvirostris isolate KB17595 chromosome 9, BPBGC_Pcur_1.0, whole genome shotgun sequence genome harbors these coding sequences:
- the RBM20 gene encoding RNA-binding protein 20 isoform X3 produces the protein MSQPLFNQLRHPAVMNTPQGHASGPPQGPGIAAARFPSGGIAFPAQSPALAAPSGSLGPVQAQTPNAIVVNPFGGVMAPTSSQQSVMVGLNKAGASAAAPGGFYEYNKQNAAPPAYTSEGDQPSQHGLLGSHTGSAVAGPRYKGHFEAATAFPKEVYGAAAAAQHGAARAFPGDPHAGSHPKGDTGPVLHGSATNNEWENIPNFPSQNKPDLMPGDSLWPPASQQQYEIRNELYNPEEPTPDTKFSVAGPPAFGRLNHSKQSFGSPRMRQKEERSGGAHDLPARSLPPHQRGDLCGTAPLHFPHVCTLCDKKVFDLKDWDQHIKGSLHIQKCMAFSDNTGIRCVLSSGDGTLHLSPNNAAVFNPSSIEDYPSNVGSSFITTSARSFGQPGPTFSSPAPGFPQRKSTLGRVVHICNLPEGSCTENDVINLGLPFGKVTNYILMKSTNQAFLEMAYSEAAQAMVQYYKEKPAMINDDKLLIRMSKRYKELQLKKPGKNVAAIIQDIHSQRERDLLREVDSRYGTERPRSRSPISRSLSPRSHTPSFTSCSSPHSPMGTSRTDWGNGRESWDQSPYSRREEERDNREWRENGDEKRDRTDMWVHERKHYSRQLDKFDLDEWIEGGRGHREKYLRSGSPGSLHPLSGYKGREDDYYRKTSKSKSDKFQRQLQDLPGRSKRKEEAKLRERRHSYSEDAAREEAAEQKHGKASEGSRQKQGDKNKVKKVEKDQEEDAAAENSDGKETTPPEDELGKEEQVPEKNSPSANQQGKESGEILENTRKEKDRDWESGSEIEGETWYPANMEELVTVDEVGEDDLIMEPDITELEEIVPVDQKNKTTSEMCPCVSTVIELKNDHSHLTRSEDKFAHKALGTNFRSGKGSVASSGCQDDDEDDENDDAVTEASSLNLDAEQKPEELQEDQSAKESDPQQKEGKIDKSSDTHLEPEDHHIPSVHLKEETLQLPATFIDDYKQMGSQEAESRKDMETLVKNASEETRHGSQECPEAKANSRYLEMRSLEYPEVEAKRRHSPPGWEQEDVFTELSIPLGVEFVVPRTGFYCKLCGLFYTNEETAKTNHCRSTVHYKNLQKYLSQLAEESLKMKEEGSHLPQDDTGIVPHFAKKKL, from the exons ATGTCCCAGCCGCTCTTCAACCAGCTGCGGCACCCCGCCGTGATGAACACCCCGCAGGGCCACGCCTCGGGGCCACCGCAGGGACCCGGCATCGCTGCTGCGAGGTTCCCTTCTGGTGGCATTGCCTTTCCAGCCCAGAGCCCGGCCTTAGCCGCTCCGAGCGGCAGCCTGGGGCCGGTTCAGGCGCAGACGCCCAACGCCATCGTCGTGAATCCCTTCGGAGGGGTTATGGCTCCCACCTCCAGCCAGCAATCCGTCATGGTGGGTCTCAACAAGGCAGGCGCCTCCGCTGCTGCGCCGGGGGGCTTTTATGAGTACAACAAGCAAAACGCTGCCCCTCCGGCGTACACCTCGGAGGGGGACCAGCCCAGCCAGCACGGCCTCCTCGGGTCCCACACGGGCTCGGCGGTGGCGGGGCCACGCTACAAGGGTCATTTTGAGGCGGCGACAGCCTTCCCCAAGGAGGTGTATGGGGCAGCCGCGGCAGCCCAGCACGGGGCAGCGCGAGCCTTCCCCGGGGACCCGCACGCAGGCTCGCATCCGAAAGGAGATACTGGCCCTGTCTTGCACGGCAGCGCTACGAACAACGAGTGGGAAAATATCCCTAATTTCCCCAGCCAAAACAAGCCTGACCTCATGCCCGGCGACAGCCTGTGGCCGCCAGCGAGTCAGCAGCAGTATGAAATAAGAAACGAGCTCTACAACCCCGAAGAGCCAACACCTGACACGAAGTTCAGCGTGGCTGGCCCCCCCGCCTTCGGCCGTCTCAACCACAGCAAGCAGAGCTTCGGCAGCCCTCGCATGAGGCAGAAAGAGGAGCGGAGTGGCGGCGCCCACGACCTGCCTGCCCGCTCGCTGCCACCGCACCAGCGGGGCGACCTCTGCGGCACGGCCCCGCTCCACTTCCCCCACGTCTGCACCCTGTGCGATAAGAAGGTCTTCGATCTGAAG GACTGGGATCAGCACATTAAAGGAAGTCTTCATATCCAAAAATGTATGGCTTTTTCAGATAA cacTGGTATCCGGTGTGTGTTGAGCTCAGGAGATGGAACATTGCATTTATCGCCAAATAATGCAGCAGTTTTCAATCCATCTAGCATTGAAG ATTATCCATCAAATGTCGGCTCATCTTTTATCACTACGTCAGCAAGATCCTTTGGCCAGCCAGGTCCTACGTTTTCTTCTCCTGCACCAGGG tttcCTCAGAGGAAATCTACACTGGGTCGAGTTGTTCACATCTGCAACCTCCCTGAGGGAAGCTGCACGGAGAATGATGTCATTAACCTGGGCCTCCCGTTTGGGAAGGTCACCAACTATATCCTCATGAAATCCACTAATCAG GCTTTTCTGGAAATGGCTTACAGTGAAGCAGCCCAAGCCATGGTGCAGTACTACAAAGAAAAACCAGCTATGATAAATGATGACAAGCTACTTATTAGGATGTCTAAAAGATACAAGGAGTTGCAGCTGAAG AAACCAGGTAAGAATGTGGCTGCTATTATCCAGGACATCCACTCGCAGAGAGAGAGGGACCTGCTGCGTGAAGTGGACAG cagGTACGGCACGGAGAGGCCCCGCTCTCGCAGCCCCATAAGCCGCTCCCTGTCACCCCGATCCCACACTCCCAGCTTTACTTCCTGCAGTTCACCCCACAGCCCAATGGGGACCAGCAGGACTGACTGGGGAAACGGGAGAGAGTCATGGGATCAGTCCCCTTATTCTCGAcgggaagaggaaagagacaaCAGAGAATGGCGAGAGAATGGGGACGAGAAGAGGGACAGGACTGACATGTGGGTACACGAGAGGAAACACTATTCTCGACAGCTAGACAAGTTTGATTTGGATGAATGGATTGAAGGAGGCAGAGggcacagagaaaaatatttaaggagtGGTTCCCCTGGCTCCCTTCACCCTTTATCTGGCTATAAGGGCCGGGAAGATGACTACTACCGAAAAACCTCCAAGTCAAAATCTGACAAGTTtcagaggcagctgcaggaTTTACCTGGAAGATccaagagaaaggaagaggcaaaGTTAAGGGAACGCAGGCATTCGTACAGTGAGGATGCTGCCAGGGAGGAGGCGGCTGAACAGAAGCACGGCAAAGCGTCTGAGGGCTCCAGGCAAAAACAAGGTGATAAGAATAAGGTGAAAAAAGTTGAAAAGGACCAAgaggaagatgctgctgctgaaaacagTGATGGGAAGGAAACCACACCTCCTGAGGATGAG cttggaaaagaggAACAAGTTCCAGAGAAGAACTCACCTTCAGCTAATCAACAAGGAAAAGAATCTGGAGAGATTctggaaaacacaagaaaagagaag GACCGAGACTGGGAGAGTGGAAGTGAGATAGAAGGTGAGACCTGGTATCCAGCTAACATGGAGGAATTAGTGACAGTAGATGAAGTGGGAGAAGATGATTTAATTATGGAGCCGGATATAACTGAGCTTGAAGAAATAGTACCAGTtgatcaaaaaaataaaactacttcAGAAATGTGTCCCTGTGTGTCAACTGTGATAGAACTGAAAAACGATCACAGTCACTTAACCAGGAGTGAAGACAAATTTGCCCATAAAGCACTAGGAACAAACTTCAGATCAGGAAAGGGCAGCGTAGCTTCTAGCGGCTGTCAGgatgatgatgaggatgatgagaATGATGATGCTGTAACTGAAgcatcaagcctaaatctggaCGCTGAGCAGAAGCCAGAGGAATTGCAAGAAGACCAATCTGCTAAGGAGTCTGATCcccagcagaaggaaggaaaaattgaTAAGAGCTCTGACACTCATTTAGAGCCCGAAGATCACCATATACCTTCTGTTCATCTGAAAGAAGAGACTCTACAGCTCCCAGCTACATTTATAGATGATTACAAACAGATGGGATCACAAGAAGCTGAGAGCAGGAAAGATATGGAAACGCTTGTTAAAAACGCTAGTGAAGAAACAAGACACGGAAGCCAAGAGTGTCCAGAGGCCAAGG CAAATTCTAGGTACCTGGAAATGAGATCTCTGGAATACCCAGAGGTAGAGGCTAAAAGAAGACATTCTCCGCCAGGCTGGGAACAAGAGGACGTCTTCACTGAGCTCAGCATTCCCCTGG GTGTGGAATTTGTGGTGCCTAGAACCGGGTTTTACTGCAAGCTCTGTGGACTCTTCTACACAAATGAAGAGACAGCAAAGACGAATCACTGCAGAAGTACGGTTCACTACAAAAATCTTCAG AAATATCTCTCCCAGCTTGCAGAAGAGAGCctgaaaatgaaggaagaagGCAGCCATCTGCCTCAGGATGACACTGGCATTGTTCCTcactttgcaaagaaaaaactgTGA